From one Streptomyces chromofuscus genomic stretch:
- a CDS encoding TldD/PmbA family protein, with product MPHEVDQSFLALPARALADAALARARALGAEHADFRLERVRSASWRLRDGKPSGSSDTTDLGYAVRVVHGGTWGFASGVDLTMDAAARVAGQAVAMAKLSAQVIKAAGSDERVELADEPVHADRTWISSYEIDPFTVPDEEKSGLLAEWSGRLLAADGVDHVDASLLTVHENKFYADTAGTVTTQQRVRLHPQLTAVSVDESTGEFDSMRTIAPPVGRGWEYLTGTGWDWDAELGELPGLLAEKMRAPSVEPGLYDLVVDPSNLWLTIHESIGHATELDRALGYEAAYAGTSFATFDQLGKLRYGSELMNVTGDRTAEHGLATIGYDDEGVEAQSWDLVKDGTLVGYQLDRRIARLTGFERSNGCAYADSPAHVPVQRMANVSLRPDPAGMSTEDLIGGVERGIYVVGDRSWSIDMQRYNFQFTGQRFFRIENGRLAGQLRDVAYQATTTDFWGSMAAVGGPQTYVLGGAFNCGKAQPGQVAAVSHGCPSALFRRVNILNTTQEAGR from the coding sequence GTGCCCCATGAAGTTGATCAATCATTCCTGGCGCTGCCCGCACGCGCCCTGGCCGACGCCGCGCTGGCACGCGCGCGTGCGCTGGGCGCGGAGCATGCCGACTTCCGGCTGGAGCGGGTGCGCAGCGCGTCCTGGCGGCTCAGGGACGGCAAGCCGTCCGGGTCGTCGGACACCACCGACCTCGGGTACGCGGTACGGGTCGTGCACGGCGGGACGTGGGGGTTCGCCTCCGGCGTGGACCTGACCATGGACGCCGCCGCCAGGGTGGCGGGCCAGGCCGTGGCGATGGCGAAGCTGTCCGCGCAGGTGATCAAGGCCGCCGGGTCGGACGAGCGGGTGGAGCTCGCCGACGAGCCCGTGCACGCGGACCGGACGTGGATCTCGTCGTACGAGATCGATCCCTTCACCGTGCCCGACGAGGAGAAGTCGGGGCTGCTGGCCGAGTGGAGCGGGCGGCTGCTCGCCGCCGACGGGGTGGACCACGTCGACGCCTCGCTGCTCACCGTGCACGAGAACAAGTTCTACGCCGACACGGCCGGGACCGTGACCACACAGCAGCGCGTACGGCTGCACCCGCAGCTGACCGCGGTGTCGGTCGACGAGTCGACCGGCGAGTTCGACTCCATGCGCACCATCGCACCGCCCGTGGGACGCGGCTGGGAGTACCTCACGGGCACCGGCTGGGACTGGGACGCCGAACTCGGCGAGCTGCCCGGGCTGCTCGCCGAGAAGATGCGGGCGCCGAGCGTGGAGCCGGGCCTGTACGACCTCGTCGTCGACCCGTCCAACCTGTGGCTGACCATTCACGAGTCCATCGGCCACGCCACGGAACTCGACCGCGCCCTCGGCTACGAGGCCGCCTACGCCGGTACCTCCTTCGCCACGTTCGACCAGCTCGGGAAGTTGAGGTACGGCTCGGAGCTGATGAACGTCACCGGCGACCGCACCGCCGAGCACGGCCTCGCCACCATCGGGTACGACGACGAGGGCGTCGAGGCGCAGTCCTGGGACCTCGTCAAGGACGGCACACTCGTCGGCTACCAGCTCGACCGCAGGATCGCCCGGCTGACCGGCTTCGAGCGGTCCAACGGGTGCGCCTACGCCGACTCCCCCGCGCATGTGCCGGTGCAGCGGATGGCCAACGTGTCGCTGCGGCCGGACCCGGCCGGGATGTCGACCGAGGACCTCATCGGGGGCGTGGAGCGGGGCATCTACGTCGTCGGCGACCGGTCCTGGTCGATCGACATGCAGCGCTACAACTTCCAGTTCACCGGTCAGCGTTTCTTCCGGATCGAGAACGGACGGCTCGCCGGGCAGCTGCGGGACGTCGCCTACCAGGCGACGACGACCGACTTCTGGGGCTCCATGGCGGCCGTCGGCGGTCCCCAGACGTACGTCCTGGGCGGTGCCTTCAACTGCGGCAAGGCCCAGCCGGGCCAGGTCGCGGCCGTGTCGCACGGCTGCCCGTCCGCCCTCTTCAGGCGCGTCAACATTTTGAACACCACCCAGGAGGCCGGCCGATGA